One Amycolatopsis thermophila DNA segment encodes these proteins:
- a CDS encoding amidohydrolase family protein: MPQRLRAPVVLPCDPAFSVIRDGAVDIGDDGRITFCGPAAAAPGDVPVTELTGILLPGLINAHAHSPMTLLRGMGGDLPLLRWLNEIIWPAEAKLRAEDVRAGMLLGSVEMLRHGVTTSAEMYFFAEQMAEAVLETGARAVLGGPIIDLPGVDWRRMIEAADRWIDTDGLRFGPGDRIELSYAPHSAYMLPLEALRQVTESAAARGALVQIHVAEAANEDSRQRAEFGSVPRLLDEVGMLGGRVLAAHAVHLSDEDIALFAARGTGVAHCPGSNAKLASGIARLTDLRAAAVAVGLGTDGPASNDDLDLWEEVQLSAMLARLSTQDSTALRAKDALLLATRGGADALGRDDLGALEAGRWADLVHVDPDGPAFATGLDEPDEQVISNLVWAAGSRQVRDVWVAGEQVVAGRETVRVDRAKVQSAARDAASRLRA, encoded by the coding sequence ATGCCGCAGCGTCTCCGTGCCCCCGTCGTCCTGCCCTGTGATCCCGCCTTTTCGGTCATCCGTGACGGTGCGGTCGACATCGGCGACGACGGTCGGATCACCTTCTGCGGTCCGGCCGCCGCGGCACCGGGCGACGTCCCGGTCACCGAACTGACCGGGATCCTGCTGCCCGGCCTGATCAACGCGCACGCGCACAGCCCGATGACCCTGCTCCGCGGCATGGGCGGTGATCTGCCCCTGCTGCGCTGGCTCAACGAGATCATCTGGCCCGCCGAGGCGAAGCTGCGCGCGGAGGACGTGCGCGCCGGCATGCTCCTCGGCTCGGTGGAGATGCTCCGCCACGGCGTGACGACCAGCGCGGAGATGTACTTCTTCGCCGAGCAGATGGCCGAAGCCGTGCTCGAGACCGGCGCCCGCGCGGTGCTCGGCGGGCCGATCATCGACCTGCCCGGCGTCGACTGGCGGCGCATGATCGAGGCCGCCGACCGCTGGATCGACACCGACGGCCTGCGCTTCGGCCCCGGCGACCGCATCGAGCTGTCCTACGCCCCGCATTCCGCGTACATGCTGCCGCTCGAGGCGTTGCGGCAGGTCACGGAGTCCGCGGCGGCCCGGGGTGCGCTCGTGCAGATCCACGTCGCCGAGGCCGCGAACGAGGACTCCCGGCAGCGCGCGGAATTCGGTTCGGTACCGCGGCTGCTGGACGAGGTCGGGATGCTGGGCGGCCGCGTGCTCGCCGCGCACGCCGTGCACCTGTCCGATGAGGACATCGCGTTGTTCGCCGCGCGCGGCACCGGTGTCGCCCACTGCCCCGGCTCGAACGCCAAGCTGGCCTCCGGCATCGCGCGGCTGACCGACCTGCGGGCGGCCGCGGTCGCCGTCGGCCTGGGCACCGACGGCCCGGCCAGCAACGACGACCTCGACCTGTGGGAGGAGGTCCAGCTCTCCGCGATGCTCGCCCGCCTGTCCACACAGGACTCCACGGCGTTGCGGGCCAAGGACGCCCTGCTGCTGGCCACCCGCGGCGGCGCGGACGCGCTGGGCCGCGACGACCTCGGTGCCCTGGAAGCCGGGCGGTGGGCCGACCTGGTGCACGTCGACCCGGACGGCCCCGCGTTCGCCACCGGCCTGGACGAACCGGACGAGCAGGTGATCTCGAACCTGGTGTGGGCGGCCGGTTCGCGGCAGGTGCGCGACGTCTGGGTGGCCGGGGAGCAGGTGGTCGCCGGCCGCGAGACGGTGCGGGTGGACCGGGCGAAGGTCCAGTCCGCCGCCCGCGACGCCGCGAGCCGCCTGCGCGCCTGA
- a CDS encoding helix-turn-helix domain-containing protein, producing the protein MARSELGDFLSTRRAQVRPDEVNLPSSGQRRVPGLRREEVALLAGVSVDYYVRLEQGRERTPSAQVVDALAGALRLGEDARQHLFRLAGLSPRARLAAVPDRVDPSLLQLMAAWPDNPAIVYNLAYDVLASNAIADALFHDWAHSRNLMHVVFTDPAARTFYRDWHEVARNSVAGFRLGYGKNPDGPRIRRVLTELLAQSPEFAALWAGHDARGKSLERKNFVHTDVGPLTLTMQTFDVRSAPGQELVVYHAEPGSPSSEALALLGSLAATARREA; encoded by the coding sequence ATGGCACGGTCCGAGCTCGGCGACTTCCTCAGCACCCGGCGCGCCCAGGTCCGCCCGGACGAGGTGAACCTGCCGAGCAGCGGGCAGCGCCGCGTCCCCGGCCTGCGCCGGGAGGAGGTGGCGTTGCTCGCCGGTGTCAGCGTCGACTACTACGTGCGCCTCGAGCAGGGCCGGGAGCGCACCCCGTCGGCGCAGGTGGTCGACGCGCTGGCCGGCGCGCTCCGCCTCGGCGAGGACGCCCGCCAGCACCTGTTCCGCCTGGCCGGTCTCAGCCCGCGCGCCCGCCTCGCCGCGGTACCCGACCGCGTCGACCCGAGCCTGCTGCAGCTCATGGCCGCCTGGCCGGACAACCCCGCCATCGTCTACAACCTGGCCTACGACGTCCTCGCCTCCAACGCGATCGCGGACGCGTTGTTCCACGACTGGGCGCACTCGCGCAACCTGATGCACGTCGTGTTCACCGACCCCGCGGCGCGCACGTTCTACCGCGACTGGCACGAGGTCGCGCGCAACTCGGTCGCCGGATTCCGCCTCGGCTACGGCAAGAACCCCGACGGCCCGCGCATCCGTCGCGTCCTCACCGAACTCCTGGCGCAGAGCCCGGAGTTCGCCGCGCTGTGGGCCGGCCACGACGCGCGCGGCAAGAGCCTGGAGCGCAAGAACTTCGTGCACACCGACGTCGGCCCGCTGACGCTGACCATGCAGACGTTCGACGTCCGGTCCGCGCCGGGCCAGGAACTGGTCGTCTACCACGCGGAACCGGGCTCGCCGAGCAGCGAGGCGCTCGCCCTGCTCGGATCGCTCGCCGCCACCGCGCGGCGGGAGGCCTAG